One segment of Primulina tabacum isolate GXHZ01 chromosome 6, ASM2559414v2, whole genome shotgun sequence DNA contains the following:
- the LOC142549234 gene encoding histone-lysine N-methyltransferase ASHR1 isoform X2 — protein sequence MLLEWGFLQCFAFLLSDVDDGEKNLVATLYVNRASSLHKLGFSLESLRDCSRALKISPAYAKAWYRRAKANASLGNHEDAINDLKISLKTETSLSGKRQIQGELKIMLGHSGQRSSLLEEPYDITQDEPLQVELQCVFTPTKGRGMTSYTDVPQASVIHKEDPYAAIILKHCRETHCHHCFNELPADAVSCMSCSIPFYCSTKCQMLAGGCGSSEHEKQYEFQRNLIDDLEDYVRNVTSPSITSSELNYVAEHKHECQGVHWPAVLPSDVVLAGRVLVKHIQQQSYDGAHPNIHAIMDLCQNYAQLPNESKLELHVYAMILFCCLQKFYASKLPFNSVIISEIIILLSQIRVNSMAIVRMKYSDANQPLDYQGTMSVEQVRVAQAVYPGGSLFNHSCQPNVHAYFLSRTLFIQTTEHVTAESQLELSYGPQVGQLNCFERHQVLENRYSFICQCRSCARVNLSDLVINAYRCVEPTCLGVVLDSSVTEYEKEKLKHLKVPNSLQGYTHDEDISSVAFQVCKKNDNGCCLEGGHCLSCGSYRDIQASQKTISEAETCIERLQDTMTGSEVPIKTITDAIKYIDVLKTFLHPFNKKVAEAEDNIAQALCLAGDLQAALDHCQASIEILEKLYGKNHIVIANELIKLVSIQLSMGHKSAAENANRLVKIFSRYYGSHADIIFTYLAYLKKNVCKF from the exons ATGCTTCTCGAATGGGGATTTCTCCAATGCTTTGCGTTTCTACTCTCAG ATGTGGATGATGGGGAGAAAAATCTCGTGGCAACACTTTATGTGAATCGTGCTTCTTCATTGCAT AAATTAGGATTTTCTTTGGAAAGTTTGCGAGATTGCAGTAGGGCGCTTAAAATATCCCCTGCTTATGCAAAG GCATGGTATAGGAGAGCTAAGGCAAATGCTTCGTTAGGGAACCATGAAGATGCGATCAATGACTTGAAGATTTCATTGAAGACAGAGACATCCTTGAGTGGAAAAAGACAGATACAGGGTGAGCTAAAAATTATGTTGGGTCATTCTGGGCAAAGAAGCAGTCTACTGGAGGAGCCATATGATATTACTCAAG ATGAGCCACTGCAAGTGGAACTCCAATGTGTCTTTACTCCAACTAAGGGAAGGGGAATGACTTCTTATACTGATGTTCCTCAAGCCTCTGTAATTCACAAGGAAGATCCTTATGCCGCT ATTATATTGAAGCATTGTCGCGAGACCCATTGTCACCACTGTTTCAATGAACTGCCAGCAGATGCAGTGTCCTGCATGTCATGTTCAATACCATTTTACTGCTCTACAAAATGTCAAATGCTAGCTGGAGGATGTGGTTCTTCTGAACATGAGAAACaatatgaatttcaaagaaactTAATAGATGATCTTGAAGACTATGTTAGAAACGTGACTTCACCTTCAATTACCAGTTCCGAACTCAACTATGTTGCTGAACACAAGCATGAGTGTCAAGGTGTGCACTGGCCTGCAGTTTTGCCATCTGATGTAGTTTTAGCTGGCCGTGTCCTTGTGAAGCATATACAACAGCAGAGTTATGATGGTGCTCATCCTAACATACATGCAATTATG GATCTTTGTCAGAATTATGCACAATTACCGAATGAAAGCAAGTTGGAGTTGCATGTATATGCTATGATCCTGTTCTGCTGTCTTCAGAAATTTTATGCCTCCAAACTTCCCTTTAATTCGGTCATAATTTCAGAG ATTATTATCCTTCTATCTCAAATTAGGGTCAATTCCATGGCAATTGTCCGCATGAAATATTCAGATGCCAATCAGCCTCTAGATTATCAAGGAACAATGTCTGTGGAGCAG GTTAGAGTGGCTCAAGCTGTGTATCCTGGTGGGAGTTTGTTTAATCATTCTTGCCAGCCAAATGTTCACGCTTATTTCCTTTCACGTACTCTGTTCATACAAACGACTGAGCATGTCACTGCAGAATCCCAACTGGAGCTCTCTTATGGCCCTCAG GTTGGGCAGTTGAACTGTTTTGAACGGCATCAGGTTTTGGAGAATCGATACTCATTTATTTGTCAATGTAGAAGCTGTGCTCGAGTGAATCTGTCTGATCTTGTCATTAATGCTTATCGATGTGTTGAGCCAACTTGTTTAGGAGTAGTTCTGGACAGCAGTGTCACCGAATACGAGAAAGAGAAACTCAAACACTTGAAAGTGCCAAACTCTTTGCAG GGTTATACGCACGATGAAGATATCAGCAGTGTGGCTTTCCAAGTTTGCAAGAAAAATGATAATGGCTGCTGCTTGGAGGGAGGCCATTGTTTGAGCTGTGGCAGTTATCGTGATATACAAGCTTCGCAAAAAACAATTTCAGAGGCTGAGACTTGTATCGAAAG ATTGCAGGATACCATGACAGGCAGTGAAGTACCAATTAAAACAATTACGGATGCcattaaatatattgatgttttAAAAACGTTCCTCCATCCattcaacaagaaagttgcagaG GCTGAGGACAACATAGCACAGGCACTTTGTTTGGCTGGAGACCTGCAAGCTGCATTGGACCATTGCCAGGCGTCAATTGAG ATCCTGGAAAAACTTTATGGTAAAAACCATATAGTTATTGCAAACGAGTTGATCAAACTTGTATCGATTCAACTGTCAATGGGTCACAAAAGTGCTGCGGAAAATGCAAATCGAttggttaaaatattttcaagataTTATGGATCGCATGCAGACATTATTTTTACATATTTGGCATACCTAAAGAAAAATGTGTGTAAATTCTGA
- the LOC142549234 gene encoding histone-lysine N-methyltransferase ASHR1 isoform X3, which yields MQRRAKANASLGNHEDAINDLKISLKTETSLSGKRQIQGELKIMLGHSGQRSSLLEEPYDITQDEPLQVELQCVFTPTKGRGMTSYTDVPQASVIHKEDPYAAIILKHCRETHCHHCFNELPADAVSCMSCSIPFYCSTKCQMLAGGCGSSEHEKQYEFQRNLIDDLEDYVRNVTSPSITSSELNYVAEHKHECQGVHWPAVLPSDVVLAGRVLVKHIQQQSYDGAHPNIHAIMDLCQNYAQLPNESKLELHVYAMILFCCLQKFYASKLPFNSVIISEIIILLSQIRVNSMAIVRMKYSDANQPLDYQGTMSVEQVRVAQAVYPGGSLFNHSCQPNVHAYFLSRTLFIQTTEHVTAESQLELSYGPQVGQLNCFERHQVLENRYSFICQCRSCARVNLSDLVINAYRCVEPTCLGVVLDSSVTEYEKEKLKHLKVPNSLQGYTHDEDISSVAFQVCKKNDNGCCLEGGHCLSCGSYRDIQASQKTISEAETCIERLQDTMTGSEVPIKTITDAIKYIDVLKTFLHPFNKKVAEAEDNIAQALCLAGDLQAALDHCQASIEILEKLYGKNHIVIANELIKLVSIQLSMGHKSAAENANRLVKIFSRYYGSHADIIFTYLAYLKKNVCKF from the exons ATGCAAAG GAGAGCTAAGGCAAATGCTTCGTTAGGGAACCATGAAGATGCGATCAATGACTTGAAGATTTCATTGAAGACAGAGACATCCTTGAGTGGAAAAAGACAGATACAGGGTGAGCTAAAAATTATGTTGGGTCATTCTGGGCAAAGAAGCAGTCTACTGGAGGAGCCATATGATATTACTCAAG ATGAGCCACTGCAAGTGGAACTCCAATGTGTCTTTACTCCAACTAAGGGAAGGGGAATGACTTCTTATACTGATGTTCCTCAAGCCTCTGTAATTCACAAGGAAGATCCTTATGCCGCT ATTATATTGAAGCATTGTCGCGAGACCCATTGTCACCACTGTTTCAATGAACTGCCAGCAGATGCAGTGTCCTGCATGTCATGTTCAATACCATTTTACTGCTCTACAAAATGTCAAATGCTAGCTGGAGGATGTGGTTCTTCTGAACATGAGAAACaatatgaatttcaaagaaactTAATAGATGATCTTGAAGACTATGTTAGAAACGTGACTTCACCTTCAATTACCAGTTCCGAACTCAACTATGTTGCTGAACACAAGCATGAGTGTCAAGGTGTGCACTGGCCTGCAGTTTTGCCATCTGATGTAGTTTTAGCTGGCCGTGTCCTTGTGAAGCATATACAACAGCAGAGTTATGATGGTGCTCATCCTAACATACATGCAATTATG GATCTTTGTCAGAATTATGCACAATTACCGAATGAAAGCAAGTTGGAGTTGCATGTATATGCTATGATCCTGTTCTGCTGTCTTCAGAAATTTTATGCCTCCAAACTTCCCTTTAATTCGGTCATAATTTCAGAG ATTATTATCCTTCTATCTCAAATTAGGGTCAATTCCATGGCAATTGTCCGCATGAAATATTCAGATGCCAATCAGCCTCTAGATTATCAAGGAACAATGTCTGTGGAGCAG GTTAGAGTGGCTCAAGCTGTGTATCCTGGTGGGAGTTTGTTTAATCATTCTTGCCAGCCAAATGTTCACGCTTATTTCCTTTCACGTACTCTGTTCATACAAACGACTGAGCATGTCACTGCAGAATCCCAACTGGAGCTCTCTTATGGCCCTCAG GTTGGGCAGTTGAACTGTTTTGAACGGCATCAGGTTTTGGAGAATCGATACTCATTTATTTGTCAATGTAGAAGCTGTGCTCGAGTGAATCTGTCTGATCTTGTCATTAATGCTTATCGATGTGTTGAGCCAACTTGTTTAGGAGTAGTTCTGGACAGCAGTGTCACCGAATACGAGAAAGAGAAACTCAAACACTTGAAAGTGCCAAACTCTTTGCAG GGTTATACGCACGATGAAGATATCAGCAGTGTGGCTTTCCAAGTTTGCAAGAAAAATGATAATGGCTGCTGCTTGGAGGGAGGCCATTGTTTGAGCTGTGGCAGTTATCGTGATATACAAGCTTCGCAAAAAACAATTTCAGAGGCTGAGACTTGTATCGAAAG ATTGCAGGATACCATGACAGGCAGTGAAGTACCAATTAAAACAATTACGGATGCcattaaatatattgatgttttAAAAACGTTCCTCCATCCattcaacaagaaagttgcagaG GCTGAGGACAACATAGCACAGGCACTTTGTTTGGCTGGAGACCTGCAAGCTGCATTGGACCATTGCCAGGCGTCAATTGAG ATCCTGGAAAAACTTTATGGTAAAAACCATATAGTTATTGCAAACGAGTTGATCAAACTTGTATCGATTCAACTGTCAATGGGTCACAAAAGTGCTGCGGAAAATGCAAATCGAttggttaaaatattttcaagataTTATGGATCGCATGCAGACATTATTTTTACATATTTGGCATACCTAAAGAAAAATGTGTGTAAATTCTGA
- the LOC142549234 gene encoding histone-lysine N-methyltransferase ASHR1 isoform X1: protein MEKLKFAIPETLRHKIAESAPNSLHSTCSSLLDFCQNLPLFHQLVRDLTDPEMALCGKNKEAALEAKANGNACFSNGDFSNALRFYSQALHIAPTDVDDGEKNLVATLYVNRASSLHKLGFSLESLRDCSRALKISPAYAKAWYRRAKANASLGNHEDAINDLKISLKTETSLSGKRQIQGELKIMLGHSGQRSSLLEEPYDITQDEPLQVELQCVFTPTKGRGMTSYTDVPQASVIHKEDPYAAIILKHCRETHCHHCFNELPADAVSCMSCSIPFYCSTKCQMLAGGCGSSEHEKQYEFQRNLIDDLEDYVRNVTSPSITSSELNYVAEHKHECQGVHWPAVLPSDVVLAGRVLVKHIQQQSYDGAHPNIHAIMDLCQNYAQLPNESKLELHVYAMILFCCLQKFYASKLPFNSVIISEIIILLSQIRVNSMAIVRMKYSDANQPLDYQGTMSVEQVRVAQAVYPGGSLFNHSCQPNVHAYFLSRTLFIQTTEHVTAESQLELSYGPQVGQLNCFERHQVLENRYSFICQCRSCARVNLSDLVINAYRCVEPTCLGVVLDSSVTEYEKEKLKHLKVPNSLQGYTHDEDISSVAFQVCKKNDNGCCLEGGHCLSCGSYRDIQASQKTISEAETCIERLQDTMTGSEVPIKTITDAIKYIDVLKTFLHPFNKKVAEAEDNIAQALCLAGDLQAALDHCQASIEILEKLYGKNHIVIANELIKLVSIQLSMGHKSAAENANRLVKIFSRYYGSHADIIFTYLAYLKKNVCKF from the exons ATGGAGAAGCTGAAATTCGCAATCCCAGAAACGCTAAGGCACAAAATCGCAGAAAGCGCACCGAATTCCCTCCATTCCACATGCTCTTCCCTTCTTGATTTCTGCCAAAATTTGCCCCTATTTCACCAG CTGGTCAGAGATTTGACGGACCCGGAAATGGCGCTGTGCGGCAAGAATAAGGAAGCTGCGTTAGAAGCCAAGGCAAATGGCAACGCATGCTTCTCGAATGGGGATTTCTCCAATGCTTTGCGTTTCTACTCTCAG GCACTGCACATTGCGCCAACAGATGTGGATGATGGGGAGAAAAATCTCGTGGCAACACTTTATGTGAATCGTGCTTCTTCATTGCAT AAATTAGGATTTTCTTTGGAAAGTTTGCGAGATTGCAGTAGGGCGCTTAAAATATCCCCTGCTTATGCAAAG GCATGGTATAGGAGAGCTAAGGCAAATGCTTCGTTAGGGAACCATGAAGATGCGATCAATGACTTGAAGATTTCATTGAAGACAGAGACATCCTTGAGTGGAAAAAGACAGATACAGGGTGAGCTAAAAATTATGTTGGGTCATTCTGGGCAAAGAAGCAGTCTACTGGAGGAGCCATATGATATTACTCAAG ATGAGCCACTGCAAGTGGAACTCCAATGTGTCTTTACTCCAACTAAGGGAAGGGGAATGACTTCTTATACTGATGTTCCTCAAGCCTCTGTAATTCACAAGGAAGATCCTTATGCCGCT ATTATATTGAAGCATTGTCGCGAGACCCATTGTCACCACTGTTTCAATGAACTGCCAGCAGATGCAGTGTCCTGCATGTCATGTTCAATACCATTTTACTGCTCTACAAAATGTCAAATGCTAGCTGGAGGATGTGGTTCTTCTGAACATGAGAAACaatatgaatttcaaagaaactTAATAGATGATCTTGAAGACTATGTTAGAAACGTGACTTCACCTTCAATTACCAGTTCCGAACTCAACTATGTTGCTGAACACAAGCATGAGTGTCAAGGTGTGCACTGGCCTGCAGTTTTGCCATCTGATGTAGTTTTAGCTGGCCGTGTCCTTGTGAAGCATATACAACAGCAGAGTTATGATGGTGCTCATCCTAACATACATGCAATTATG GATCTTTGTCAGAATTATGCACAATTACCGAATGAAAGCAAGTTGGAGTTGCATGTATATGCTATGATCCTGTTCTGCTGTCTTCAGAAATTTTATGCCTCCAAACTTCCCTTTAATTCGGTCATAATTTCAGAG ATTATTATCCTTCTATCTCAAATTAGGGTCAATTCCATGGCAATTGTCCGCATGAAATATTCAGATGCCAATCAGCCTCTAGATTATCAAGGAACAATGTCTGTGGAGCAG GTTAGAGTGGCTCAAGCTGTGTATCCTGGTGGGAGTTTGTTTAATCATTCTTGCCAGCCAAATGTTCACGCTTATTTCCTTTCACGTACTCTGTTCATACAAACGACTGAGCATGTCACTGCAGAATCCCAACTGGAGCTCTCTTATGGCCCTCAG GTTGGGCAGTTGAACTGTTTTGAACGGCATCAGGTTTTGGAGAATCGATACTCATTTATTTGTCAATGTAGAAGCTGTGCTCGAGTGAATCTGTCTGATCTTGTCATTAATGCTTATCGATGTGTTGAGCCAACTTGTTTAGGAGTAGTTCTGGACAGCAGTGTCACCGAATACGAGAAAGAGAAACTCAAACACTTGAAAGTGCCAAACTCTTTGCAG GGTTATACGCACGATGAAGATATCAGCAGTGTGGCTTTCCAAGTTTGCAAGAAAAATGATAATGGCTGCTGCTTGGAGGGAGGCCATTGTTTGAGCTGTGGCAGTTATCGTGATATACAAGCTTCGCAAAAAACAATTTCAGAGGCTGAGACTTGTATCGAAAG ATTGCAGGATACCATGACAGGCAGTGAAGTACCAATTAAAACAATTACGGATGCcattaaatatattgatgttttAAAAACGTTCCTCCATCCattcaacaagaaagttgcagaG GCTGAGGACAACATAGCACAGGCACTTTGTTTGGCTGGAGACCTGCAAGCTGCATTGGACCATTGCCAGGCGTCAATTGAG ATCCTGGAAAAACTTTATGGTAAAAACCATATAGTTATTGCAAACGAGTTGATCAAACTTGTATCGATTCAACTGTCAATGGGTCACAAAAGTGCTGCGGAAAATGCAAATCGAttggttaaaatattttcaagataTTATGGATCGCATGCAGACATTATTTTTACATATTTGGCATACCTAAAGAAAAATGTGTGTAAATTCTGA